The DNA window ACCTCCACTCGGGTGCCGCACACGACGCGATGCGCGTCGCGCGAGTCACCGACGCGTCGCTGCTGTTCGCGCCCTCGCGCGACGGGGTCTCGCACAACCCGCGCGAGTGGACCGACTGGGCGGAGTGTGCGGCCGCGACGGAGGTCCTCGCGGGGGCGGTCGCGCTGACCGCCGGCGCGGACGAGTGAGGTCGGCGGCCCCGGAGAGCGCGGAGGAGCCCGCGGCCACAACGGTTTTGCCGCCGCCAGTCGACCACCCGTCGTGAGACGATCGATCCCGCTCGGCTCCGTGCTCGTCGGGCTCGTCGCGGCCGCCGTCGGCGTGTTCGTGGCCACCGCCGAGCCGCTCGCCGGGTGGCCCGCGGTCGGCGACTACCCGGCGAACCTCGTCGCCGAGCGGCTGGCGTTCGTGCTCGCGCTGTTCGCGCTGCTCTTCGGCACCTATCGGCTGCTCGCGGACGTGCTGATGCGCTCCGCGAACAAGCGGCGCGCGTACAACACGCGGAACCTGCTTCGGCTCGCGTTCGGGTTCGTCGGGACCGTCGGGACGCTCGCGGTGTTGACCGACAACTGGCTCGGGCTCCTCTTCTCGCTCGGCGTCATCGGGTTCGCGATCACCTTCGCGCTCCAGCAGCCGCTGCTCTCGCTCATCGCGTGGGTGTACATCACGGTCAAGCAGCCGTACGGGGTCGGGGACCGGGTCCGCATCGGCGACGCCAAGGGCGACGTGATCGAGGTGGAGTTCCTCGTGACGACGCTGTGGGAGATCAACGGCGAGCTCGTCAGCACGAACCAGCCGTCCGGCCGGGTCGTGACCGTCCCCAACAGCGTCGTGCTCTCCTCGAACGTGGTCAACTTCGGCGGGGGCGGGTCGCCGTACGTGTGGAACGAGGTCGCGATCCAGGTCGCCTACGAGACGGACCTCGAGTTCGCCCGCGGGCTCATGCGCGAGGAGGCGACCGAGCTGCTCGGCGCGGAGATGGCCGAGGGGATCGCCGCCTACCGGGACGCACTCTCGGAGACGCCCGTCGAATTGGAGGTCCACGACGGGCCGACGGTCAACGTGACGCAGGCTGAGTCGTGGGTCGAGCTCCGCCTCCGATACCTCACGCATCCGCGACGCGGTCAGCGCGTCAAAAACCGGCTGTACGAGCGGATCCTCGGCCGGTTCAACGAGCATCCCGATCGGGTGTCGTTCCCGGTGAGCCGGAACCGCTAGCCGGATCGGGACCGTTCGGGGGATCGACACGGAGCGGTGGAGTTAGGTGCCGCCCTCACGATTTGGATACGATGGAAGCGGCACTCTGGTACGTGTTGACCGGAACGCGGGGCGGCTCGAACCGCGTCCGGCTATTGCGGGCGCTCGACGAGCGCCCGCGGAACGCGAACCAGCTGGCCGAGGATCTCGATCTGGACTACAAGACGGTGCGACACCACCTCGACGTCCTGATGGAAAACGGCGTCGTCGAGAGCAGCGGTGACGACTACGGCGCGGTCTACCTGCCGACGCCGCGGGCACGCCAGCACTGGGAGACGATAGAAACGATCATGGAGCAAACGGATGACACGTGAACGGCGGCTCCGATCGCCGGATCGGCGCGAAATTCGGAACGAATTTGGGAAAGCGGTTATACCCCCACACCCGATAGCAGGTGTACGATGAGTTTCTGGTTCGACGTGGCACGGTTCTCCGCGGGGCTGAACGTAGCCCTGCTCCTCGCGCTCGTCTGGGTGTGGGGACGGAACTACCTCCAGTTCCGGTCGAAACACACCCTCGGACTGGTGATGTTCGGCGGGTTTCTGCTCGGCGAGAACGCGCTCGCGCTCTACATCTATCTGGTCGATCCGATGCTGTCGGCGTGGTTCGCGAGCGAGGCGGTCCCTCCGGTCGCCTGGCGGGCCATGATGGGGCTCCACGTGCTCCAGACGGTCGGACTGCTGTTTCTCGTGTGGGTCACGTGGGACTGAGGGCGACGACCGACACCGGTCTCCAGTCCCGTTCCGCGCATGGCTCGTCCCGATCACGGATCGAGAACCCCCGCAGCCTGAGCGACGCCGCCGCACCCCGATCGTTTCCACCTCGTCACGGCCCGGATAACCGCCTCCTCCTCGTCGGGGGCCGGATAGCCGTCTCAACGGCCGATCCGGTTCGGTTTCGGAACGAATTTGGGTGGGAAGACGGCCGTAGTTCGGCAAATCGCTTTTTATATCCTCTCGGTCGACTCTTCCATGCGCAACAGCGCATTCACATCGGCGATGGTGATCGTGCTCGTCGTGTCGGCAGTCGCCGGCGCGGCGGGCGCGGTCACGGCACAGAGTACGGACCAAGCGACGAGCGTGAGCTTCTCCGGCGGAACGTCCGGCGGGTCCACGGTCGTCGTCGACGAAGTCCGCGTTCCCGACGGCGGGTTCGTGACGATCCACGACGGCACGCTGGCCGACGGCGACGTGCTCGGCAGCGTCGTCGGCACGAGCGCGTACCTCGAGGCCGGGACACACGAGAACGTGACCGTCGAGCTCACCGACGAGATCGACACGGGCACGTTCCACGCGATGGCCCACCGGGACACCGACGACGACCGCGCGTACACGTTCGTCTCCTCGAACGGCGGGGCCGACGGCCCCTACACGGTCGACGGCGAGATCGTGATGGAGAACGCGGAGGTGACCGCGTCGGCGACCGTCGAGGCGGTCGACCAGCCCACCGAGGGTAGCTCGGTCGTCGTCGACCGCGTCGAACTGAGCGAGGGCGGGTTCGTGACGGTCCACGACTCCTCGCTCGGCGACGGCGCGGTCTTCGAGAGCATCCGCGGCACGAGCGAGTACTTGGAGGCCGGCGTCCACGAGGACGTTCGCGTCCGGCTCGACGACCCCCTGACCGAGAACGACTCGCTGTTCGCGATGGCTCACCGGGACACGAACGACGACGAGACGTACGACTTCCCCGCCACCGAGGGCGAGGCGGACGGCCCCTACCTCGACGGCGGCGACGAGATCGTGATGGCCGGCTTCGACGCCGACCTCGACGACGAGGCTCGCGCGACGTTCGCCGCACAGGCGAGCGGCGGCAACGCGGTCGTCGTCGACGAGGTGTACCTGCCTGACGGCGGGTTCGTGACGATGCACGACTCCTCGCTCGGCGACGGCGCGGTCTTCGAGAGCATCCGCGGCACGAGCGACTACCTCGAACCCGGCATCCACCGGGAGGTCGTCGTCTCGCTCGACGACCCCCTGACCGAGGACGACTCGCTGTTCGCGATGGCCCACCGTGACACGAACGACAACGAGACGTACGACTTCCCCGCCACCGAGGGCGAGGCGGACGGGCCGTACACCACCGACTCCGGCGACGTCGTGATGGACGACGGTGCGGTGACCGTCTCCGCGAGCGTCGCCTTCGACGGGCAGACCGCCGGCGGAACGACGGTCACCGTCGACCGCGTCGACGTGAGCGAGGGCGGGTTCGTGACGATCCACGACGCGTCGCTCGCCGGCGGTGCGGTCTTCGATTCGGTTCGCGGAACGAGCGAGTACCTCGAACCCGGCGTTCACGAGGACGTCGTGGTCGAACTCGACGAGCCGATCCGCGACACCCACCGGCTGGTCGCGATGCCGCACACGGACTCGGACGACGACCGGGCCTACGACTTCGTCGAGACCGAGGGGGAGAACGACGGCCCCTACCTCGACGGCGACGACGAGATCGTGATGGTCGACGCGACGGCACAAGTCGCCGCGTTCGTCGAGGCGGCCGCCCAGGAAACCGACGGCGAGACGGTCGTCGTCGAGGACGTGACGCTTCACGACGGCGGGTTCGTGACGGTCCACGACTCCTCGCTCGCCGACGGGGCGGTCCTCGAGAGCATTCGCGGCACGAGCGGCTACCTCGAACCCGGCACACACGCCGCGGTCGAGATCACGCTGGACGACCCGCTGACGGAGAACGACACCGTTCTCGCGATGGCCCACCGGGACACGAACGGGAACGAGGCGTACGACTTCCCCGCCACCGAAGGCGCGGAGGACGTGCCCTACACGGCCGCCGGATCGCCGGTCATGTCGCCGGCCGAGCTAACGGTCACGGGCGGTGACGGCATGAACGGTGAGGACATGAACGATGAGGAGATGGACGGTGAGGACGCGGACGGCGAAGACATGGACGGAGAGATGAGCGACGACGGAGCGATGGAGGGCGACGACACGAACGGTGACGACGGCATGGACGGCGAGGAGATGACTGACGACGGGGAGATGACTGACGACGGGGAGATGAGCAGCGATGGGACGACGGCGGACGAAACGACTGACGACGACACGCCCGGGTTCGGCGTCGTCGTCGCGCTCGTCGCGTTGATCGCGGGCGCCCTCGTGGCACGCCGGCGGTCGTAGGAACCGGGCGAGAACGACCGGGAAGCGAACCACGTCCGACTACCTTCTTTTTATACTTCGGGGATCACGGTACCGCGTGACACGATCGATTCCTGAATTCGGTCCGATCCGTACAAACGGACGTAAACGGCCGCTTCTTCACGATCTATCGATCTCACCGATGAGATCGGTGGCGACAGATTTATATATCTAACGCGCTTACTGATAGTTATCGAATCGGGCGCACCCGGCCCTCGCATTTTCGTCGGGAGTTCGATCGGAGAACACCCAATGACAGAGACACGCATTCGACGGTACGAGCGGGACGAGGCGATCGACGGAGCCGCCGCTTCGGAGCGAACGGACGGGGAGACCGTCGAGACCGAATCGACGGAGAAGAGCCGAGTCACGAGCTGTCCGGAGTGTACGGGCCGCCTCGTGACGGACACCGAACACGGCGAGACGGTGTGTGAAGACTGCGGGCTCGTCGTCGAGGAGGACTCGGTCGACCGCGGACCGGAGTGGCGAGCGTTCGACTCGGCAGAGCGGGACAACAAGTCCCGCGTCGGAGCCCCGACGACGAACATGATGCACGACAAGGGGCTCTCGACCAACATCGGCTGGCAGGACCGGGACGGCTACGGGAAGTCGCTCTCGAGCCGCCAGCGGCGACAGATGCAGCGGCTCCGCACCTGGAACGAGCGGTTCCGCACCCGGAACTCGAAGGAGCGCAATCTCAAGCAGGCGCTCGGCGAGATCGACCGGATGGCCTCGGCGTTAGGGCTGCCGGACAACGTCCGCGAGACCGCCTCGGTCATCTACCGCCGCGCGCTGGGCGAGAACCTCCTTCCCGGCCGCTCCATCGAGGGCGTCGCGACCGCGGCGCTGTACGCGGCCGCCCGCCAGGTCGGGAACCCGCGGAGCCTCGACGAGTTCACCGCGGTCTCGCGCGTCGACAAGATGGAGCTCACCCGGACGTACCGCTACGTCGTCCGCGAGCTCGGTCTGGAGGTACAGCCGGCCGACCCCGAGAGCTACGTCCCGCGGTTCGTCTCGCGGCTCGACCTCCCCGAGGAGGTCGAACGCCTCGCGCGGGAGCTCCTGGGAAGCGCGAAGGACGCGGGGATCACGAGCGGGAAGTCGCCGGTCGGGCTCGCGGCCTCGGCCGTCTACGCCGCCGCCCTCCTGTCGAACCGGAAGGTGACCCAGAGCGAGGTGAGCGAGGTCGCCGACATCTCCGAGGTCACCATCCGCAACCGCTACAAGG is part of the Halorubrum aethiopicum genome and encodes:
- a CDS encoding transcription initiation factor IIB, translated to MTETRIRRYERDEAIDGAAASERTDGETVETESTEKSRVTSCPECTGRLVTDTEHGETVCEDCGLVVEEDSVDRGPEWRAFDSAERDNKSRVGAPTTNMMHDKGLSTNIGWQDRDGYGKSLSSRQRRQMQRLRTWNERFRTRNSKERNLKQALGEIDRMASALGLPDNVRETASVIYRRALGENLLPGRSIEGVATAALYAAARQVGNPRSLDEFTAVSRVDKMELTRTYRYVVRELGLEVQPADPESYVPRFVSRLDLPEEVERLARELLGSAKDAGITSGKSPVGLAASAVYAAALLSNRKVTQSEVSEVADISEVTIRNRYKELLEASDHLTA
- a CDS encoding winged helix-turn-helix domain-containing protein → MEAALWYVLTGTRGGSNRVRLLRALDERPRNANQLAEDLDLDYKTVRHHLDVLMENGVVESSGDDYGAVYLPTPRARQHWETIETIMEQTDDT
- a CDS encoding DUF7282 domain-containing protein, with protein sequence MVIVLVVSAVAGAAGAVTAQSTDQATSVSFSGGTSGGSTVVVDEVRVPDGGFVTIHDGTLADGDVLGSVVGTSAYLEAGTHENVTVELTDEIDTGTFHAMAHRDTDDDRAYTFVSSNGGADGPYTVDGEIVMENAEVTASATVEAVDQPTEGSSVVVDRVELSEGGFVTVHDSSLGDGAVFESIRGTSEYLEAGVHEDVRVRLDDPLTENDSLFAMAHRDTNDDETYDFPATEGEADGPYLDGGDEIVMAGFDADLDDEARATFAAQASGGNAVVVDEVYLPDGGFVTMHDSSLGDGAVFESIRGTSDYLEPGIHREVVVSLDDPLTEDDSLFAMAHRDTNDNETYDFPATEGEADGPYTTDSGDVVMDDGAVTVSASVAFDGQTAGGTTVTVDRVDVSEGGFVTIHDASLAGGAVFDSVRGTSEYLEPGVHEDVVVELDEPIRDTHRLVAMPHTDSDDDRAYDFVETEGENDGPYLDGDDEIVMVDATAQVAAFVEAAAQETDGETVVVEDVTLHDGGFVTVHDSSLADGAVLESIRGTSGYLEPGTHAAVEITLDDPLTENDTVLAMAHRDTNGNEAYDFPATEGAEDVPYTAAGSPVMSPAELTVTGGDGMNGEDMNDEEMDGEDADGEDMDGEMSDDGAMEGDDTNGDDGMDGEEMTDDGEMTDDGEMSSDGTTADETTDDDTPGFGVVVALVALIAGALVARRRS
- a CDS encoding mechanosensitive ion channel family protein: MRRSIPLGSVLVGLVAAAVGVFVATAEPLAGWPAVGDYPANLVAERLAFVLALFALLFGTYRLLADVLMRSANKRRAYNTRNLLRLAFGFVGTVGTLAVLTDNWLGLLFSLGVIGFAITFALQQPLLSLIAWVYITVKQPYGVGDRVRIGDAKGDVIEVEFLVTTLWEINGELVSTNQPSGRVVTVPNSVVLSSNVVNFGGGGSPYVWNEVAIQVAYETDLEFARGLMREEATELLGAEMAEGIAAYRDALSETPVELEVHDGPTVNVTQAESWVELRLRYLTHPRRGQRVKNRLYERILGRFNEHPDRVSFPVSRNR